Proteins co-encoded in one Pelobates fuscus isolate aPelFus1 chromosome 5, aPelFus1.pri, whole genome shotgun sequence genomic window:
- the RPS6 gene encoding small ribosomal subunit protein eS6, translated as MKLNISFPATGCQKLIEVDDERKLRTFYEKRMATEVSADPLGEEWKGYVVRISGGNDKQGFPMKQGVLTHGRVRLLLSKGHSCYRPRRTGERKRKSVRGCIVDANLSVLNLVIVRKGEKDIPGLTDKTVPRRLGPKRASRIRKLFNLSKEDDVRQYVVRKPLNKDGKKPRTKAPKIQRLVTPRVLQHKRRRIALKKQRTQKNKEEASDYAKLLAKRTKEAKEKRQEQIAKRRRLSSLRASTSKSESSQK; from the exons ATGAAG CTCAATATCTCTTTCCCAGCCACTGGCTGCCAGAAGCTCATTGAAGTTGATGATGAGCGCAAGCTACGTACTTTCTATGAAAAGCGTATGGCCACGGAGGTTTCCGCTGATCCTTTGGGTGAAGAATGGAAG GGATATGTTGTACGTATCAGCGGTGGTAACGATAAGCAGGGCTTCCCAATGAAACAGGGAGTGCTCACCCATGGCCGTGTGCGTCTTCTTTTGAGCAAGGGACACTCCTGCTACCGCCCCAGGAGAACTGGAGAACGCAAGCGCAAGTCTGTGCGTGGCTGCATTGTTGATGCAAACTTGAGTGTGTTGAACTTGGTTATTGTCAGAAAAG GTGAGAAAGACATCCCTGGCCTTACAGACAAAACAGTTCCCCGTCGTCTAGGTCCCAAAAGGGCCAGCAGGATCCGCAAGCTCTTCAATCTCTCAAAAGAAGATGATGTTCGTCAGTATGTGGTTAGAAAACCACTGAACAAGGATG GGAAGAAGCCCAGGACCAAGGCCCCCAAGATCCAGCGTCTTGTAACCCCTAGAGTGCTGCAGCACAAGCGCAGACGCATTGCTCTGAAGAAGCAGCGTACACAGAAGAACAAGGAGGAAGCATCTGACTATGCCAAACTCTTGGCTAAAAGAACAAAg GAAGCTAAGGAGAAACGCCAGGAGCAGATTGCCAAGAGACGTAGACTGTCTTCACTTAGAGCCTCCACATCCAAATCTGAATCCAGCCAGAAGTAA